A window of Streptomyces puniciscabiei contains these coding sequences:
- a CDS encoding xanthine dehydrogenase family protein molybdopterin-binding subunit, translating to MTTVTTATHTQTRSVGTAHTRVEGRDKVTGTARYAGEIPFADLAHGWLVLSTVARGRIRAIDSDPVLAMPGVLAVLDHRNALRVNTDYTGLMGMKPDPTCAVFQHDRVPHLGWPVALVVAETSEQAREAAEKLVVTYEQEPHDIDFTADHPGAYPVDGHMPAVTEKGDLDAELAASAIVVDAEYRTPEEHHNPMEPHAATAHWDGGRLEVVDSNQGATWVIGELANLFSLDPASVRVRSEHVGGGFGSKGVRAHQVAAVMAATVLQRPVRVVLTRSQMFSLAGYRSPTIQRVRLGADAEGRLRALEHSSLGLTSTVHEFVEPSAGVARVMYDADAHHTANRVVRLDVPTPTFMRAPGEAPGSFALEAALDELAEKSGIDPVELRLRNDPERGPVSGLPFAGRNVAACFREGARRFGWADRDPRPGLRRDGRWLLGTGTAAASFPAGAAPSTATVTAHPDGGFTVRIAAADIGTGARTALTLVAADALGVPPDRVRVRIGDSDFGPAMIAGGSMGTRSWSWAVTAAAEELRDRLGLGAAIPPEGITVRSDTTEAIGSLAPAERHSFGAQFAEVAVDVTTGEVRVRRMLGIFAAGRIVNPLTARSQLVGGMIWGISMALHEEAVRDRASGGHVGADLAGYHVATHADVPHVEADWIDDTDPNDPVGIKGIGEVGIVGAAAAIANAVWHATGVRHRALPIRPDRVLTAAAGALDA from the coding sequence ATGACCACCGTCACCACCGCGACACACACGCAGACGCGCTCGGTCGGCACCGCCCACACCCGCGTGGAGGGCAGGGACAAGGTCACCGGCACGGCCCGCTACGCCGGAGAGATCCCCTTCGCCGACCTCGCACACGGCTGGCTGGTGCTCTCCACGGTCGCCCGTGGCCGCATCCGCGCCATCGACAGCGACCCCGTCCTCGCCATGCCGGGCGTCCTCGCCGTCCTCGACCACCGCAACGCCCTGCGCGTGAACACCGACTACACCGGTCTGATGGGCATGAAGCCGGACCCGACCTGTGCCGTCTTCCAGCACGACCGGGTGCCGCACCTGGGCTGGCCGGTGGCGCTGGTCGTGGCCGAGACGTCCGAGCAGGCCAGGGAGGCCGCCGAGAAGCTCGTGGTGACGTACGAACAGGAGCCCCACGACATCGACTTCACTGCGGACCACCCCGGCGCCTACCCGGTGGACGGGCACATGCCGGCAGTGACGGAGAAGGGGGACCTGGACGCCGAACTGGCCGCGTCGGCCATCGTCGTGGACGCCGAGTACCGCACCCCCGAAGAGCACCACAACCCGATGGAGCCGCACGCGGCGACCGCCCACTGGGACGGCGGCCGGCTCGAGGTGGTCGACTCCAACCAGGGCGCCACCTGGGTCATCGGCGAACTCGCGAACCTCTTCTCGCTCGACCCGGCATCGGTGCGGGTGCGCTCCGAGCATGTCGGCGGCGGCTTCGGCAGCAAGGGCGTACGGGCCCACCAGGTGGCCGCCGTGATGGCCGCGACCGTCCTGCAGCGCCCGGTGCGAGTCGTCCTGACCCGCAGTCAGATGTTCTCGCTGGCCGGCTACCGCAGTCCCACCATCCAGCGGGTCAGGCTCGGCGCCGACGCCGAGGGTCGGCTGCGCGCGCTGGAGCACAGCTCCCTCGGCCTCACCTCCACCGTGCACGAGTTCGTCGAGCCGAGCGCCGGGGTGGCACGGGTGATGTACGACGCCGACGCCCACCACACCGCCAACCGCGTGGTCCGGCTCGACGTACCCACCCCGACGTTCATGCGGGCCCCGGGTGAGGCGCCGGGCTCCTTCGCGCTGGAGGCGGCGCTCGACGAACTCGCCGAGAAGAGCGGCATCGACCCGGTCGAGCTGCGGCTGCGCAACGACCCCGAGCGGGGACCGGTGTCCGGGCTGCCCTTCGCCGGCCGCAATGTGGCCGCCTGCTTCCGGGAGGGCGCCCGCCGGTTCGGCTGGGCAGACCGGGACCCGCGCCCCGGCCTGCGCCGGGACGGCCGCTGGCTGCTCGGCACCGGCACCGCGGCGGCGTCCTTCCCCGCGGGCGCGGCGCCCTCCACGGCGACCGTGACCGCGCACCCGGACGGCGGCTTCACCGTGCGGATCGCCGCGGCCGACATCGGCACCGGCGCCCGTACCGCGCTCACTCTGGTCGCCGCCGACGCGCTGGGCGTGCCCCCGGACCGGGTCCGCGTCCGCATCGGTGACAGCGACTTCGGACCGGCGATGATCGCCGGCGGTTCCATGGGCACCCGCTCCTGGTCCTGGGCGGTCACGGCCGCGGCCGAGGAACTGCGCGACAGGCTGGGTCTGGGCGCCGCCATCCCCCCGGAGGGCATCACGGTGCGCTCGGACACCACCGAGGCCATCGGCTCGCTCGCGCCCGCAGAGCGCCACTCCTTCGGAGCCCAGTTCGCCGAGGTCGCCGTGGACGTCACCACCGGCGAGGTGCGCGTGCGGCGCATGCTCGGGATCTTCGCGGCGGGCCGGATCGTCAACCCGCTCACCGCGCGCAGCCAGCTCGTGGGCGGCATGATCTGGGGCATCTCCATGGCGCTGCACGAGGAGGCCGTACGGGACCGCGCCTCGGGCGGTCACGTCGGCGCCGACCTCGCGGGCTACCACGTGGCCACCCACGCCGACGTCCCGCACGTCGAGGCCGACTGGATCGACGACACCGACCCGAACGACCCAGTCGGCATCAAGGGTATCGGCGAGGTCGGCATCGTGGGCGCCGCGGCCGCCATCGCCAACGCGGTCTGGCATGCGACCGGCGTGCGCCACCGCGCCCTGCCCATCCGGCCGGACCGGGTCCTGACCGCGGCAGCGGGAGCGCTTGATGCTTGA
- a CDS encoding FAD binding domain-containing protein, producing MREFDYRRASDVAGAVALLGADPDTRFLGGGTNLVDLMKSGVERPARLVDIRELPLDQIEPTPEGGLRIGATVTNGDLAAHPEVRRRYPALAQAVLAGASGQLRNMATVGGNLLQRTRCGYFTDVTKPCNKRVPGSGCPAVEGEHRNHAILGASENCVAVHPSDMAVALAAFDAVVHFETADGSGETSLADFYLPVGDTPHRETALPPGALITGVVLPPVPVATNSRYRKVRERASYAFAIGSLAAALDVRDGVVRDARLALGAVASRPWRALAAERVLIGAPADAETYAAAADAELAAARPLPQNGYKVTLMRNLVVAELTGLAEEAAR from the coding sequence ATGAGGGAGTTCGACTATCGGCGGGCGTCCGACGTCGCCGGCGCCGTGGCGCTGCTCGGCGCCGATCCGGACACCCGCTTCCTCGGCGGCGGCACCAACCTCGTCGACCTCATGAAGTCCGGCGTCGAACGCCCTGCCCGGCTCGTCGACATCCGTGAACTCCCGCTGGATCAGATCGAGCCGACGCCGGAGGGCGGCCTGCGCATCGGCGCCACCGTCACCAACGGCGACCTGGCCGCGCACCCCGAGGTCCGCCGCCGCTACCCGGCACTGGCCCAGGCGGTACTGGCCGGCGCCTCCGGACAACTGCGCAACATGGCCACGGTCGGTGGGAACCTGCTCCAGCGCACCCGCTGCGGCTACTTCACCGACGTCACCAAGCCCTGCAACAAGCGTGTCCCGGGCAGCGGTTGCCCCGCCGTCGAGGGCGAGCACCGCAACCACGCGATCCTGGGCGCGTCGGAGAACTGCGTCGCCGTACACCCCTCCGACATGGCCGTCGCGCTCGCCGCATTCGACGCGGTCGTCCACTTCGAGACCGCCGACGGGTCGGGCGAGACGTCCCTGGCGGACTTCTACCTGCCCGTCGGCGACACCCCGCACCGCGAGACCGCCCTGCCGCCGGGCGCCCTGATCACCGGCGTCGTCCTGCCGCCCGTCCCGGTCGCCACAAACTCCCGCTACCGCAAGGTGCGCGAGCGCGCCTCGTACGCGTTCGCCATCGGCTCGCTCGCGGCCGCGCTCGACGTGCGGGACGGCGTCGTACGCGACGCGCGCCTGGCCCTCGGCGCCGTCGCCTCCCGGCCCTGGCGGGCCCTCGCCGCCGAACGCGTCCTGATCGGCGCACCGGCCGACGCAGAGACCTACGCCGCCGCGGCGGACGCCGAACTGGCGGCGGCACGGCCACTGCCCCAGAACGGATACAAGGTGACCCTCATGCGCAACCTCGTCGTGGCCGAGCTCACCGGACTCGCAGAGGAGGCCGCCCGATGA
- a CDS encoding XdhC family protein: protein MLDLAEELDRWIDEGREFAVATVVAVGGSAPRGPGAALAVDGAGTVIGSVSGGCVEAAVYDLCLEALRTGESVLERFGYSDEDAFAVGLTCGGTIEVLVTPVSGQAPARPVLAAAVAAAAQGRSAALARVVRGTAELLGSALLVRQDGTHKGALGGHPDLDRTAAAEARALLEAGRTGTVEISADGSHCPGGLTLLVESNVPPPRMIIFGAVDFASALARAGKFLGHHVTVCDARPVFATRARFPDADEVVVDWPHRYLRRTGTDARTVLCVLTHDAKFDVPLLRLALGMPVAFVGAMGSRRTHEDRNRRLRAEGVTERELAKLRSPIGLDLGARTPEETALSIAAEIVAARRGGTGLPLTGCRTPIHRDLRTAGATGGIGAPA from the coding sequence ATGCTTGACCTGGCCGAGGAACTGGACCGGTGGATCGACGAGGGCCGGGAGTTCGCCGTCGCCACCGTAGTGGCCGTCGGCGGCAGCGCACCGCGCGGTCCCGGCGCCGCCCTCGCCGTGGACGGTGCGGGCACCGTCATCGGCTCGGTCTCCGGCGGCTGCGTCGAGGCCGCGGTGTACGACCTGTGCCTGGAGGCGCTGCGCACGGGGGAGAGCGTGCTTGAACGGTTCGGCTACAGCGACGAGGACGCCTTCGCCGTCGGACTGACCTGCGGCGGCACGATCGAGGTGCTGGTGACGCCGGTTTCTGGCCAGGCGCCCGCCCGGCCGGTCCTCGCGGCGGCCGTGGCGGCCGCCGCCCAGGGCCGGTCCGCGGCTCTCGCCCGGGTCGTCCGCGGCACGGCCGAACTCCTGGGCAGCGCCCTGCTGGTGCGGCAGGACGGCACGCACAAGGGCGCTCTCGGCGGGCACCCGGACCTGGACCGCACGGCGGCGGCCGAGGCCCGTGCCCTGCTGGAGGCGGGCCGCACCGGCACGGTGGAGATCTCCGCTGACGGCTCGCACTGCCCCGGCGGTCTCACCCTGCTGGTCGAGTCGAACGTGCCGCCGCCCCGCATGATCATCTTCGGCGCGGTGGACTTCGCCTCGGCGCTGGCGAGGGCCGGAAAGTTCCTCGGCCACCACGTGACCGTGTGCGACGCCCGACCGGTCTTCGCCACCCGGGCCCGCTTCCCCGACGCCGACGAGGTCGTCGTCGACTGGCCGCACCGCTACCTGCGGCGCACCGGAACCGACGCCCGCACGGTCCTGTGCGTCCTCACCCACGACGCGAAGTTCGACGTGCCCCTGCTCAGGCTGGCCCTCGGCATGCCGGTGGCTTTCGTCGGCGCGATGGGCTCGCGCCGCACCCACGAGGACCGCAACCGGCGTCTGCGCGCCGAGGGCGTGACCGAGCGGGAGCTGGCCAAGCTGCGCTCTCCGATCGGCCTCGACCTCGGTGCCCGTACGCCCGAGGAGACCGCCCTGTCGATCGCCGCGGAGATCGTCGCCGCCAGACGGGGCGGCACCGGCTTGCCGTTGACCGGCTGCCGGACACCGATCCACCGCGACCTTCGGACCGCCGGAGCGACGGGGGGAATAGGCGCGCCGGCGTGA
- a CDS encoding (2Fe-2S)-binding protein yields the protein MASSTSSVITLNINGEKYTLPVDHRTTLLDALRERLALTGSKKGCDQGQCGACTVLLDGRRAVSCLQLAVAAEGREITTIEGVAEGDQLHPVQQAFLDLDGFQCGYCTPGQICSAIGVIQEHAAGWPSAVTDDIRPEAGPPPLTAEEIRERMSGNLCRCSAYVSIVEAVARAAEAQPDAGRAGLGTEPKEAVA from the coding sequence ATGGCCTCATCGACGTCCAGTGTCATCACCCTGAACATCAACGGCGAGAAGTACACACTGCCCGTCGACCACCGCACCACCCTGCTCGACGCACTGCGCGAGCGCCTCGCGCTGACCGGCTCGAAGAAGGGCTGTGATCAGGGACAGTGCGGCGCCTGTACGGTCCTGCTGGACGGCCGCCGGGCCGTGTCCTGCCTGCAGTTGGCCGTGGCGGCCGAGGGCCGGGAGATCACCACCATCGAAGGCGTCGCCGAGGGCGATCAGCTGCATCCCGTGCAGCAGGCGTTCCTCGACCTGGACGGTTTCCAGTGCGGCTACTGCACTCCGGGACAGATCTGCTCGGCGATCGGGGTGATCCAGGAGCACGCGGCGGGCTGGCCCAGCGCCGTCACCGATGACATCCGGCCCGAGGCCGGACCACCGCCGCTGACGGCCGAAGAGATCCGCGAGCGCATGAGCGGCAATCTGTGCCGCTGCAGCGCCTATGTCTCGATCGTCGAGGCCGTGGCCCGGGCGGCCGAGGCGCAGCCGGACGCGGGGCGCGCGGGCCTGGGGACGGAGCCGAAGGAGGCTGTGGCATGA
- a CDS encoding TetR/AcrR family transcriptional regulator: MNDAPRRSDAQRNRERILEVALAELSRCADTPLSAIAKKAGVGQGTFYRNFPSREALVLEIYRHEMQQVADSAAHLLRTRPPAQALRAWMDRLSEFAMTKAGLADAIRQVTSAPGSPAKPAPTPVIEAANLLLRANEQAGTVRSGVTGDDFLLAIAGLWQLDPHDDWQPRATRLLDLVMDGLRTGAPGR; this comes from the coding sequence ATGAACGACGCACCCCGGCGCTCGGACGCCCAGCGCAACCGCGAACGCATCCTGGAGGTGGCTCTCGCAGAGTTGTCCCGTTGCGCGGACACGCCACTGAGCGCGATCGCCAAGAAGGCGGGCGTCGGACAGGGCACCTTCTACCGCAACTTCCCCAGCCGCGAGGCACTCGTCCTGGAGATCTACCGGCACGAGATGCAGCAGGTCGCCGACAGTGCCGCCCACCTGCTCCGGACCCGGCCGCCCGCGCAGGCCCTGCGCGCCTGGATGGACCGGCTTTCGGAGTTCGCGATGACCAAGGCCGGCCTGGCCGACGCGATCCGGCAGGTCACCAGCGCGCCAGGCAGTCCGGCGAAGCCGGCCCCCACGCCGGTGATCGAGGCGGCGAACCTGCTGCTCCGCGCCAACGAGCAAGCCGGCACCGTCCGTTCCGGCGTCACCGGGGACGATTTCCTCCTCGCTATCGCCGGCCTGTGGCAGCTCGACCCCCACGACGACTGGCAGCCCCGCGCCACCAGGCTCCTCGACCTCGTCATGGACGGCCTGCGCACGGGAGCGCCCGGCCGGTGA
- a CDS encoding DUF5133 domain-containing protein yields MLMAHPAVLKNLIEQYETLCVLQAEEGHEEVRRRMDDIAYTLCVSTGTSDIDAALIAARHRLPGARVEDDSLLAT; encoded by the coding sequence ATGCTCATGGCGCACCCCGCAGTGCTGAAGAACTTGATCGAGCAGTACGAGACGCTGTGTGTTCTGCAGGCGGAGGAGGGCCATGAGGAGGTGCGGCGGCGGATGGACGACATTGCTTACACGCTGTGTGTGTCGACTGGTACCAGCGACATCGACGCCGCGCTCATCGCAGCCCGGCACCGGCTGCCCGGTGCACGTGTCGAGGACGACTCCCTCCTTGCAACCTGA